A stretch of Calditrichota bacterium DNA encodes these proteins:
- a CDS encoding acetyl-CoA hydrolase/transferase family protein, translating into MEPKKCNTAEEAVSIIESDDFVWTHSMAATPVVLLEALYKHAMSKKNITVMQLHTEQPSTGDPNELKGHIRNRCFFVGAPTRKLVQSGHADYIPIFLSEVPLLFRRGHQKVDAVIVQVSPPDKHGLCTLGISVEATVAAIEKAKKVIAHVNPNMPRTHGDSFIPYELFDTVYEEATPIHKHKQAEQNDVTKKIGQIIADLVEDRSCLQMGIGAIPDAALAAMSNHKDLGIHTEMFSDGVLDLVEKGIVSNRFKEKHPHKIVTSFAMGSQKLYDFIDDNPEVVFLDVGYTNSTQVIRQNSRTVAMNSAIQVDITGQVCADSLGPKIYSGVGGQMDFIRGAALSEGGKAIIALPSTAKNDTISRIAPMLALGSGVVTTRAHVHYIITEYGVADLHGKSLRERAKALIDIAHPKFRDELEKAASEVWELHL; encoded by the coding sequence ATGGAACCTAAAAAATGTAATACTGCTGAAGAAGCTGTTTCAATAATTGAATCTGATGATTTTGTATGGACACACTCTATGGCTGCGACACCTGTTGTTCTGCTGGAAGCCCTTTACAAACATGCCATGTCCAAAAAAAATATTACTGTAATGCAGTTGCATACAGAACAACCATCAACGGGTGATCCAAACGAACTAAAAGGTCATATAAGAAACCGCTGCTTTTTTGTAGGGGCACCAACCCGCAAACTTGTCCAATCAGGTCATGCCGATTACATCCCCATTTTTCTTTCGGAAGTTCCGCTCCTTTTCCGGAGGGGACATCAAAAGGTTGATGCTGTAATAGTGCAGGTTTCACCACCGGATAAACATGGGCTTTGCACATTGGGTATTTCTGTTGAAGCAACCGTCGCTGCAATCGAAAAAGCAAAAAAAGTAATTGCACATGTTAATCCAAATATGCCTCGTACTCATGGCGACAGCTTTATCCCATACGAACTTTTTGACACAGTTTATGAAGAAGCAACCCCAATCCATAAACATAAGCAGGCAGAACAAAATGATGTTACTAAAAAAATAGGGCAGATTATTGCCGACCTAGTTGAAGATCGCTCCTGTTTGCAAATGGGTATCGGCGCAATACCAGATGCTGCTCTTGCGGCGATGAGTAATCACAAGGATTTAGGTATTCACACTGAAATGTTTTCAGATGGTGTTCTGGATCTCGTAGAAAAAGGCATTGTTTCCAACCGATTTAAAGAAAAACACCCACACAAAATAGTTACAAGTTTTGCGATGGGTTCACAAAAACTCTATGATTTTATTGATGACAATCCGGAAGTAGTTTTTTTGGATGTGGGTTATACAAACAGCACGCAAGTTATCCGGCAAAACAGCAGAACCGTTGCAATGAATAGCGCAATTCAGGTGGATATTACCGGTCAGGTTTGCGCAGATTCTTTAGGACCGAAAATTTATTCCGGTGTTGGTGGCCAAATGGATTTTATTCGTGGCGCAGCTTTATCCGAAGGTGGCAAAGCCATTATTGCTCTACCATCAACAGCAAAAAATGATACTATTTCCAGAATTGCTCCTATGCTGGCCCTGGGCTCTGGTGTTGTTACAACCAGGGCACACGTCCACTACATAATCACTGAATATGGTGTAGCGGATTTGCATGGGAAGAGTTTGCGAGAGCGAGCAAAAGCATTGATTGATATTGCACATCCAAAATTCCGCGATGAATTGGAAAAAGCAGCATCTGAAGTGTGGGAATTACACCTTTAA
- a CDS encoding winged helix-turn-helix domain-containing protein has product MDSLLAVTEDNATLILITDAQIRDWHDNYKSWRSFITNLYNERLIELFSLVDAVAFQSVDQRLTNFLRTKKDSNSELNITHQEIANQIGTVREVVSRLLKQLENENKIKMFRGKIEVSDL; this is encoded by the coding sequence ATGGATTCATTATTAGCTGTGACTGAAGATAATGCGACTTTGATTTTAATTACAGATGCTCAAATAAGAGATTGGCATGATAATTATAAAAGCTGGCGCAGTTTTATTACAAACCTGTATAATGAACGCTTAATTGAATTATTCAGTCTTGTGGATGCAGTGGCTTTCCAAAGTGTGGATCAGCGATTAACTAACTTTTTGCGAACCAAAAAAGATTCAAACTCCGAACTAAATATAACTCATCAGGAAATTGCGAACCAAATTGGAACAGTGCGCGAGGTTGTTTCACGTCTGTTAAAACAATTGGAAAATGAAAACAAGATTAAAATGTTCCGGGGTAAAATAGAAGTATCCGATTTGTAA
- a CDS encoding response regulator — protein MIRIILILLFLISSTFSQSYYLENLTGENGLSQQGVQAIFQDKESYLWFGTQAGLNRYDGESFEIFSIPDGLVNDRINDIVQDNNDNIWVATNNGIARWDNPEFTSFGIEHGLSNKFVNRLFVDKNGLLWCGTHDGINIWDGSSFTSPQYLNAFNGLSINDFYLDNEKVWVATNGGLYVINKKSITDTLISTTRPVISIIKDTSHRLWVGLKNEIQVFSSGELVGYYSKNDGIELSAKYDFFIDSRGVIWFGTQSGVAKVFNNKVELISEKQGLQISNVLKIIKDKEHNMWFGGIGGIAKFPNQAFKNYSSKDGLGSPVTRPITRDKYNNLWVGTNGGLSVFDGQKWMNYSIKDGLLHNLINSLFYDENDILWIGNFQGLNYYDGSSIKTVPQFKNFGIVRDIISNESKLLISFDQEGLFEFDPKSGKTSEITIPENNFENARFLIDRKNNLWVSGKEGLSVYNRTNWKTYTTKDGLASNDPYFIVEDLEGTIWFGYHSSHGLTRFKNNVFKTFTTKDGLTNNAVYSIGADVHNNLWIGTARGVDRYDGENFKNYNVEDGYASPESNAGGFYLDYDSTIWFATGNGLSHYFPKNEQDDLYPANLIISNIEISGEQFSADSLHHFNYDKKELYVTTRCISFINRNRLQFQYRLIGQNKTWKKYDGHSIHISNLDPNKYTLEVRVKKYTKDWGAPVQAHFIINKPIWLTWWFISGSVLLTLLLIVGSEKYRVRNIERLNRKLEKIVFERTRELNETKEKILSSQQELWLILDNTPGIIYYKDIELKYVNVNKAFIKAIGKSKEEIIGKTARDIFSAKEAFENTEEDKIVMKTKKSYSFEKILDFGNNRYYSVTKIPVKDNAGKVIGIIGLDIDVHDFIEAKNREREANKAKSEFLANMSHEIRTPMNGLIGMISLMESTKLNNEQSEFLELMKNSSESLLLIINDILDFSKIEAGRIELNFIPFKLEHFIKEIIKILQIESKDKGINLDYKLDANTPNDVMGDPQRLKQILINLIGNAVKFTKIGAVLVRIELVEKHDQKAIIKFSILDTGVGIKKESTKKIFSSFTQADGSTTRLFGGTGLGLTISSQLVRLMNGHLEVISPLPLDEKKKLVTGDKINECGPGSVFHFTIVLPILTDDIQARHLITEYENRVNDKRKLKILLAEDNLLNQHIARKLLEKNGYEVTSVENGEKVLDKINQTSYDLILMDLHMPVLDGIETTRKIRESEKGKLNRIPIIAVTANAMKGTKELCLEAGMDGYITKPLRSEEIYDTINNLHSTQIRN, from the coding sequence ATGATTCGAATAATTCTAATATTATTATTTTTAATTTCCTCAACCTTCAGTCAAAGCTACTACCTTGAGAACTTAACCGGTGAAAATGGTTTATCACAACAAGGTGTTCAAGCTATTTTTCAAGATAAAGAGTCCTATCTCTGGTTTGGGACTCAAGCTGGGTTAAACAGATATGATGGTGAATCTTTCGAGATATTCAGTATACCTGATGGATTGGTCAATGACAGAATAAACGATATTGTTCAGGATAATAATGATAATATTTGGGTTGCAACAAATAATGGGATTGCTCGTTGGGACAATCCCGAATTTACAAGTTTTGGTATAGAGCATGGCTTATCAAATAAATTTGTAAATAGGCTATTTGTAGATAAGAATGGTTTATTATGGTGCGGTACTCATGATGGAATAAACATCTGGGATGGTTCATCCTTTACCTCGCCACAATATCTAAACGCATTTAATGGATTATCCATAAATGATTTTTATTTGGATAATGAAAAAGTATGGGTGGCTACCAATGGAGGTTTATATGTTATTAACAAAAAGAGTATCACTGATACATTAATAAGCACAACTCGACCAGTTATCAGTATTATTAAAGATACTAGCCATCGGCTTTGGGTAGGTTTAAAAAATGAAATCCAAGTTTTCAGCTCTGGGGAATTAGTTGGGTATTATTCAAAAAATGATGGTATTGAACTATCAGCAAAATATGATTTTTTTATAGATAGCAGAGGTGTCATTTGGTTTGGTACACAATCCGGCGTTGCCAAAGTATTCAATAATAAGGTTGAACTTATCTCTGAAAAACAGGGATTACAAATTTCAAATGTATTAAAAATTATTAAGGATAAAGAACACAATATGTGGTTTGGGGGAATTGGCGGGATTGCAAAATTTCCAAACCAGGCGTTCAAAAATTATTCAAGCAAAGATGGTCTGGGATCACCCGTTACAAGACCCATTACCAGAGATAAATACAACAATTTATGGGTAGGCACCAATGGTGGTTTAAGTGTTTTTGATGGTCAAAAATGGATGAACTATTCAATAAAGGATGGATTATTACATAACTTAATAAACTCTTTGTTTTATGACGAGAATGATATTTTATGGATAGGGAATTTTCAAGGCCTAAATTATTATGATGGCTCTTCGATAAAAACAGTTCCACAGTTTAAAAATTTTGGGATTGTAAGAGACATTATATCGAATGAGTCAAAGCTGCTTATATCTTTTGATCAAGAAGGCCTTTTTGAATTTGACCCCAAAAGCGGAAAGACTTCTGAAATCACTATTCCCGAAAACAATTTTGAGAATGCCCGCTTTTTAATTGACAGGAAAAATAATTTGTGGGTATCCGGTAAAGAAGGGCTTTCGGTTTATAATAGAACTAACTGGAAAACATATACCACAAAGGACGGCTTGGCTAGTAACGATCCATATTTTATTGTAGAAGATCTGGAAGGAACAATATGGTTTGGCTATCATTCATCTCACGGATTAACCCGGTTTAAGAACAATGTTTTTAAAACATTCACTACAAAAGACGGCTTAACCAATAACGCCGTTTATTCAATTGGTGCAGATGTTCATAACAATCTATGGATTGGAACAGCGCGAGGTGTTGATAGATATGATGGAGAAAATTTCAAAAATTATAATGTAGAAGATGGTTACGCGAGCCCTGAATCAAATGCAGGTGGTTTTTATCTTGATTATGACAGCACCATTTGGTTCGCAACCGGCAATGGTCTTAGTCATTATTTCCCAAAGAATGAACAGGATGATTTATATCCCGCTAATTTAATAATCTCTAATATTGAAATAAGCGGAGAACAGTTTTCAGCAGATAGTTTGCACCATTTCAATTATGATAAGAAAGAGCTATACGTTACAACCCGCTGTATTAGCTTTATTAACCGAAATAGACTTCAGTTTCAATATCGTCTTATTGGCCAAAATAAAACCTGGAAAAAATATGATGGCCATTCAATACATATTTCTAATCTTGACCCCAATAAATATACCCTGGAAGTACGGGTAAAAAAATATACAAAGGATTGGGGAGCTCCTGTACAGGCACATTTTATAATTAATAAACCAATATGGCTAACCTGGTGGTTTATATCCGGATCGGTACTTTTAACTTTGCTGCTAATAGTTGGATCAGAAAAATATCGTGTGCGAAATATTGAACGCTTAAACCGTAAGCTTGAAAAAATTGTTTTTGAACGAACGCGGGAATTAAATGAAACCAAAGAAAAAATCTTAAGCAGCCAACAGGAGCTTTGGCTAATTTTGGATAACACGCCAGGCATAATTTATTACAAAGATATTGAACTTAAATATGTTAATGTAAATAAAGCTTTTATAAAAGCAATAGGTAAAAGCAAGGAAGAGATAATTGGCAAAACCGCCCGTGATATTTTTTCAGCAAAAGAGGCTTTTGAAAATACCGAAGAAGACAAAATTGTTATGAAAACAAAAAAAAGCTATTCATTTGAAAAAATTCTTGATTTTGGCAACAATAGATATTATTCCGTTACAAAAATCCCCGTAAAAGATAATGCCGGGAAGGTTATTGGTATAATTGGACTGGATATTGACGTCCATGATTTTATAGAGGCTAAGAACAGGGAACGTGAAGCTAATAAAGCCAAAAGTGAATTTCTTGCTAATATGAGCCATGAGATCAGGACACCTATGAATGGCCTGATTGGTATGATTTCACTTATGGAGTCTACAAAATTAAACAATGAACAAAGTGAATTTTTGGAACTTATGAAAAATTCATCAGAGTCGCTTTTGCTGATTATAAACGACATTCTTGATTTTTCAAAAATTGAAGCCGGGCGCATTGAATTAAATTTTATTCCATTTAAGCTAGAACACTTTATAAAAGAAATTATTAAAATCCTGCAAATTGAATCTAAGGACAAAGGAATTAATTTAGACTATAAACTTGATGCTAACACCCCAAATGATGTAATGGGCGATCCTCAGCGATTAAAACAAATTCTTATAAACCTTATTGGCAATGCTGTAAAATTTACAAAGATAGGTGCCGTTTTAGTAAGAATCGAATTGGTTGAAAAACACGATCAGAAAGCCATAATCAAGTTTAGCATCCTCGACACAGGAGTTGGTATAAAAAAAGAATCCACGAAGAAAATATTTAGTTCATTTACACAAGCCGATGGATCAACAACACGCCTTTTTGGGGGTACAGGATTAGGATTAACCATTTCATCGCAACTGGTAAGATTAATGAATGGACATCTTGAAGTTATTAGCCCTCTTCCCCTTGATGAAAAGAAAAAACTAGTTACCGGTGACAAAATAAATGAATGCGGACCCGGAAGTGTTTTTCATTTTACAATAGTATTACCAATACTAACCGATGACATACAGGCCCGCCATTTAATAACTGAATATGAAAACAGAGTGAATGATAAGCGGAAACTAAAAATTTTACTGGCTGAAGATAATTTATTAAACCAGCACATCGCGCGTAAGCTTTTGGAAAAAAATGGGTACGAAGTAACCTCCGTTGAAAATGGGGAAAAGGTTCTTGATAAAATAAACCAAACCTCTTATGATTTGATATTAATGGATTTACATATGCCTGTTCTGGATGGGATTGAAACCACCAGAAAAATCCGGGAATCGGAAAAAGGGAAATTAAACCGCATACCAATTATTGCAGTAACAGCAAATGCAATGAAGGGGACCAAAGAGCTTTGCCTGGAAGCTGGAATGGATGGCTATATAACAAAACCTCTAAGGTCTGAAGAAATATACGATACTATTAACAACCTTCATTCAACACAAATTCGTAATTAA
- a CDS encoding type II toxin-antitoxin system prevent-host-death family antitoxin: MKISASSFKSKCLELLDYVNESSEEIVITKQGKPVAKLVPCNSSIEKQLFGFMKGSVQVNADIVKPIAENWDSDF, translated from the coding sequence ATGAAAATTTCTGCATCAAGTTTTAAATCAAAATGTTTGGAACTTTTAGATTATGTTAATGAATCCAGTGAGGAAATTGTTATTACAAAGCAAGGCAAACCCGTTGCCAAGTTGGTTCCATGCAATTCAAGTATCGAAAAACAATTGTTTGGTTTTATGAAAGGAAGTGTTCAAGTCAATGCTGATATTGTTAAACCAATAGCGGAGAATTGGGATTCCGATTTTTAA
- a CDS encoding FAD:protein FMN transferase yields the protein MKYYLFIIFSVFLCSCIQQQENIEIYGETMGTTYSVKIVGLNKGESAKEILKTQINSILQEVNRQMSTYIPESEISVFNKSTADNSQSVSEHFLEVLNLAKQISVESDGAFDVTVGPVVDLWGFGKKEDRENPPSDEEVNIVKSYVGMDKIEISGNTILKKHDKTALDFSAIAKGFGVDVVAGLLEEKGYKNFLVEIGGEVVVKGKKGNDPWRIGVDQPLIEPTVNRNFEAILQISDVAVATSGDYRNYFVSGDSLYTHTIDPVTARPIVNGVASVTVIAPNCTLADAMATAIMVMGEEKGLQWVESKPGIETMIIVRKSDGFKVISSSGFEAFVDK from the coding sequence ATGAAATATTATCTTTTTATTATTTTTAGTGTTTTTCTTTGCTCTTGTATTCAGCAACAAGAGAATATTGAAATATATGGCGAGACCATGGGCACTACCTATAGCGTAAAAATTGTAGGTTTAAATAAAGGCGAAAGCGCAAAAGAAATTCTTAAAACCCAAATAAATTCCATACTTCAGGAAGTAAACAGGCAAATGTCGACATACATCCCGGAAAGCGAGATATCTGTATTTAATAAAAGTACAGCTGATAATTCTCAGTCTGTTTCAGAGCATTTCCTTGAGGTGCTAAATCTGGCAAAGCAGATAAGTGTAGAGTCAGATGGCGCATTTGATGTGACCGTTGGTCCGGTTGTGGATTTGTGGGGTTTTGGAAAAAAAGAAGACAGGGAAAATCCACCTTCTGATGAAGAAGTGAACATTGTAAAAAGCTATGTCGGAATGGATAAAATTGAAATCTCAGGAAATACTATTCTAAAAAAACATGATAAAACAGCACTGGATTTTAGCGCCATTGCCAAGGGGTTTGGTGTTGATGTGGTTGCCGGTTTGCTTGAAGAAAAAGGTTATAAAAATTTTCTTGTGGAAATTGGCGGTGAAGTGGTTGTAAAAGGTAAAAAAGGAAATGATCCCTGGCGCATCGGAGTAGATCAGCCTTTGATTGAGCCAACTGTGAATCGAAATTTTGAAGCCATTTTACAGATTAGTGATGTGGCTGTTGCAACCAGCGGTGATTATCGCAATTATTTTGTTTCGGGTGATTCGCTTTACACCCACACTATTGATCCGGTTACAGCCCGGCCGATTGTAAACGGTGTTGCTTCAGTAACAGTTATCGCTCCGAATTGTACTTTGGCAGATGCAATGGCCACGGCGATTATGGTGATGGGTGAAGAAAAAGGTTTGCAGTGGGTGGAGTCCAAGCCCGGAATCGAGACGATGATTATTGTGCGTAAATCTGATGGATTTAAAGTGATAAGCAGCAGTGGTTTTGAGGCTTTCGTGGATAAATGA
- a CDS encoding GxxExxY protein yields the protein MHENEISKKIIGAAIEVHRVLGPGLLESIYEDALCHELNLRGIHFLRQKSVPIPYKGIKLKSDLRLDLLVENKVIVDLKAKEKLSPIDKPKLLSYLRLSENHLGLIINFHVEVLRDGIKRVVNRLDEGAS from the coding sequence ATGCATGAAAATGAAATTTCAAAAAAAATTATTGGAGCAGCAATTGAAGTACATAGAGTTCTGGGACCTGGGCTATTAGAATCAATTTATGAAGATGCATTATGCCATGAGCTAAATCTTAGAGGAATACATTTTTTACGACAAAAGAGCGTACCAATTCCATATAAAGGTATTAAATTAAAATCTGACCTTCGCTTAGACTTACTTGTGGAAAACAAGGTCATCGTGGATTTAAAGGCAAAGGAAAAATTGTCGCCAATTGATAAGCCGAAACTGTTATCTTATTTGAGATTGAGTGAAAATCACTTAGGATTGATAATTAATTTTCATGTCGAAGTATTGAGAGATGGTATAAAAAGAGTGGTAAATAGGCTAGATGAGGGAGCTTCTTAA
- a CDS encoding penicillin acylase family protein — MKILFRVILTLLILIVCAGIFGYALLKNSVAPYEGELALKGVIEKIEITFDKKGIPQIWAENENDAYFALGWLHASERLFQMDMTRRISQGRLSEVLGEITLKMDVESRKIGHDQLVRNQIQNLSPENKARLEAYALGINTFVDETAAMPFEFYLLDYDFSPWTVYDCLTIMSFQTWYSDALQNRDLFFVEVAAELGLEKAQSALFSYPDWAPTTVPAQSSVSFLPDFKTAIATSLFKENKIPFLLTNASNSWVTSPQKSVSGSAMLASDPHLETGRIAQFWYYAGIHIKDKNVNALGVTAAGLPLVVMGHNGHAAWAFTAGGVDVTEFYEEQIHEHDSTQYLTLDGWKKFETRKEEILVAGKESYKFSVFNSLHGPVFFKDKKTKKVYTIDWAGFDADINLAITSGFDLISVNNFQDFRQAVTQFGALDANWTYADKEGNIGYQLGTPIPVREKNWKNLPVKGWENNRVWDGYYPLEKTPHAFNPQKGWLASANNKQAADDFGYEILGNFAGDRIVRLEKLLSSKEKYSVQDFMLIQNDIIDETLLLWANKLVSPLKDFGAEGITMSNKLSSWDGHTGIESNETAFINVFQQLFKKNIFADELGKNHRHIEDVWLLEIFDKNTLHWFDDISTADIVESRDQIIKKTLKETLEMVKGKSWGQFQAFTMQHPFTVVPILGDLLDLKHGPWSWPGTEGTLNSSFSSYEDGNFKVVVGPSWRFIIDFANPDVVQMVLPAGNSGNPMSPYFTDFLELWKTGQYWNVPLSQESVYSDKSSVLVLTPINDND; from the coding sequence ATGAAGATTTTATTTCGAGTTATTTTAACCCTATTAATTCTGATTGTTTGCGCCGGTATTTTCGGTTATGCGTTGTTAAAAAATTCTGTTGCTCCTTATGAAGGTGAATTAGCATTAAAAGGTGTAATCGAAAAAATAGAAATCACTTTCGACAAAAAAGGTATTCCGCAAATTTGGGCAGAAAATGAAAATGATGCCTATTTTGCTTTGGGCTGGCTCCATGCCTCAGAAAGGCTTTTTCAAATGGATATGACCCGTCGCATTTCACAGGGTCGGTTATCCGAAGTGTTGGGTGAAATAACTTTGAAAATGGATGTTGAAAGCAGGAAAATCGGACATGATCAGCTTGTTCGAAACCAAATCCAAAATTTAAGCCCGGAAAATAAAGCGCGCTTAGAAGCTTATGCTTTGGGAATTAATACTTTTGTTGATGAAACAGCAGCAATGCCATTTGAGTTTTATTTATTGGATTATGATTTTAGTCCCTGGACGGTTTATGATTGCCTAACAATCATGAGTTTTCAAACCTGGTACTCCGATGCTCTCCAAAACCGCGATTTGTTTTTTGTTGAGGTGGCTGCCGAACTTGGGTTGGAAAAAGCACAATCTGCTTTATTTAGTTATCCGGATTGGGCACCAACAACTGTTCCTGCTCAAAGCAGTGTTTCCTTTTTGCCAGATTTTAAAACTGCCATTGCCACTTCTCTCTTTAAAGAAAATAAAATACCATTTTTGTTGACAAATGCCTCTAACTCCTGGGTTACTTCACCGCAAAAAAGTGTTTCAGGTTCAGCCATGCTGGCCAGTGATCCGCATTTGGAAACAGGCCGAATTGCACAATTCTGGTATTACGCTGGGATTCATATCAAAGATAAAAATGTAAATGCGCTTGGGGTTACAGCTGCAGGCTTGCCGTTGGTAGTGATGGGACATAATGGACACGCGGCCTGGGCATTTACAGCCGGTGGAGTGGATGTAACAGAGTTTTATGAAGAACAAATCCATGAGCACGATTCGACCCAATATTTAACTTTGGATGGTTGGAAAAAATTTGAAACCAGAAAGGAAGAAATTTTGGTTGCTGGAAAGGAATCCTATAAATTTTCAGTATTTAACAGCCTGCATGGCCCTGTGTTTTTTAAGGATAAAAAAACTAAAAAAGTTTATACGATCGATTGGGCAGGGTTTGACGCAGATATTAACCTTGCCATCACTTCTGGGTTTGATCTTATTTCTGTTAATAATTTTCAGGATTTCCGGCAGGCTGTAACACAGTTTGGTGCGTTGGATGCAAACTGGACTTATGCCGACAAAGAGGGCAATATCGGATATCAGCTTGGGACACCTATTCCGGTTCGCGAAAAGAACTGGAAAAACCTTCCTGTAAAGGGTTGGGAAAATAATCGTGTTTGGGATGGATATTATCCTTTAGAAAAAACGCCTCATGCTTTTAATCCGCAAAAAGGCTGGCTTGCCTCTGCAAATAATAAACAGGCCGCGGATGATTTTGGTTATGAAATATTAGGTAATTTTGCCGGTGACCGGATTGTACGGCTTGAGAAATTGCTTTCATCAAAAGAGAAGTATTCGGTACAGGATTTTATGCTAATCCAAAATGATATTATTGATGAGACTTTGCTTTTATGGGCTAATAAGCTGGTTTCGCCACTTAAGGATTTTGGAGCTGAGGGTATTACAATGTCCAATAAATTATCAAGCTGGGATGGCCATACGGGAATCGAGTCTAATGAAACGGCTTTTATAAATGTTTTTCAGCAGTTGTTTAAAAAGAACATTTTTGCGGATGAGTTGGGTAAAAATCATCGCCATATCGAAGATGTTTGGCTGTTGGAAATTTTTGACAAAAATACCCTGCATTGGTTTGATGATATTTCAACCGCCGATATTGTAGAGTCCCGTGATCAAATCATAAAAAAAACGCTTAAAGAAACTTTGGAAATGGTCAAAGGAAAATCCTGGGGCCAATTTCAAGCATTTACTATGCAGCATCCTTTTACAGTAGTACCAATTCTTGGAGATTTGTTGGACTTAAAACATGGTCCATGGAGTTGGCCAGGTACTGAAGGAACATTGAATTCTTCTTTCTCATCGTATGAAGATGGAAATTTTAAAGTAGTGGTTGGCCCAAGCTGGCGTTTCATTATTGACTTTGCAAACCCGGATGTTGTGCAGATGGTTTTACCTGCGGGTAATTCCGGCAACCCGATGAGTCCTTATTTTACTGACTTTTTAGAATTGTGGAAAACAGGGCAGTATTGGAATGTGCCATTAAGCCAAGAATCGGTTTATTCAGATAAATCAAGTGTTTTAGTTTTGACACCAATTAATGACAATGATTAA
- a CDS encoding cupin domain-containing protein yields MKNSVQQNLTSLAEYQKGSVVSKSLLAKKSGNITLFAFDKGEGLSEHTAPFDAYVQILDGKADITISGKVHSLSAGEIIIMPANEPHALKAVKAFKMLLVMIKSE; encoded by the coding sequence ATGAAAAACAGTGTACAGCAAAATCTTACTTCTCTTGCCGAATACCAAAAAGGGTCGGTAGTCAGCAAATCACTATTAGCAAAGAAAAGCGGCAATATTACCCTTTTTGCTTTTGACAAAGGTGAAGGCCTGAGTGAACACACAGCACCATTCGATGCTTATGTACAAATTCTGGATGGTAAGGCTGACATCACCATTTCCGGAAAAGTGCACAGCCTCTCTGCCGGAGAAATAATAATAATGCCCGCCAATGAGCCACATGCATTAAAAGCAGTAAAAGCTTTTAAAATGCTTTTGGTTATGATCAAATCAGAATAA